A region of Beijerinckia sp. 28-YEA-48 DNA encodes the following proteins:
- a CDS encoding 50S ribosomal protein L25/general stress protein Ctc gives MATAIKQLAATVRDGTGKGAARSVRRDGKVPGVIYGGGDAPQAISLDYKNLNQLIYAGHFLTTIFEVEIGGRKERVIPRDYQLDVVRDTPMHVDFLRLKPGSSLRVSLPVHFIGQETSPGIKQGGSLNIVLHSIEMRVPADNIPEALVADVSAMGINESLHFSAIALPEGCKPLTADRDFTIATIAPPAKAEETPAAAAAATAAAPAAGAAPAAAAKPAAKK, from the coding sequence ATGGCAACAGCGATCAAGCAGTTGGCCGCCACGGTCCGCGACGGGACCGGCAAGGGGGCCGCCCGCAGCGTTCGTCGTGATGGCAAGGTACCCGGTGTGATCTATGGCGGTGGCGATGCCCCGCAGGCGATCAGCCTGGACTACAAGAACCTGAACCAGCTCATCTACGCCGGTCACTTCCTGACCACGATTTTCGAAGTCGAGATCGGTGGCCGCAAAGAGCGCGTCATTCCGCGCGACTACCAGCTCGATGTCGTTCGCGACACGCCGATGCATGTCGACTTCCTGCGTCTGAAGCCGGGTTCGTCCCTGCGCGTCAGCCTGCCGGTGCACTTCATCGGCCAGGAAACCAGCCCCGGCATCAAGCAGGGCGGTTCGCTCAACATCGTGCTCCACTCGATCGAGATGCGCGTTCCGGCTGACAACATTCCGGAAGCTCTGGTCGCTGACGTCAGCGCCATGGGCATCAATGAATCGCTGCATTTTTCGGCGATCGCCCTGCCGGAAGGCTGCAAGCCGCTGACCGCCGATCGCGACTTCACCATCGCGACCATCGCCCCCCCGGCGAAGGCCGAGGAAACGCCGGCTGCCGCCGCCGCTGCAACCGCTGCCGCTCCCGCGGCTGGCGCTGCTCCGGCCGCTGCCGCCAAGCCGGCTGCCAAGAAGTAA
- a CDS encoding class II aldolase/adducin family protein: MTDISQIKDDLVTANRILAYHHVVDSFGHVSIRHPEKPEHFLLSRARAPNCVEVGDIMEFTLDGKTIGHEPGKPYSERFIHGAVYEARPDVMAVVHNHSPNVVPFTVQSRRKMRPIMHMCAPIGTDIPTWDISHKFGATNLLVTNMDMGRDLAKTLGDRTVTLMRGHGSTVAGKSLRDVVFTSIYMEINAEMLIKAYQLGDGDIVPMSDEEVAANTRGRAGFTYERGWENWCRLIGRPYYPQNWEMGPGFSKTDK, from the coding sequence ATGACTGACATCAGCCAAATTAAAGACGATCTCGTCACCGCCAATCGCATTCTCGCCTATCATCACGTGGTCGATTCCTTCGGCCACGTTTCCATCCGTCATCCGGAGAAGCCTGAGCACTTCCTGCTGTCACGCGCGCGCGCGCCCAATTGCGTTGAAGTCGGCGACATCATGGAATTCACGCTGGATGGCAAAACCATCGGCCATGAGCCGGGCAAGCCCTATTCCGAGCGCTTCATTCACGGCGCCGTTTACGAAGCTCGTCCCGACGTGATGGCGGTGGTGCACAACCACAGCCCGAATGTCGTGCCCTTCACCGTGCAGTCACGCCGTAAAATGCGCCCGATCATGCATATGTGTGCGCCCATCGGCACCGACATCCCGACCTGGGACATTTCGCATAAGTTCGGCGCCACCAATCTGCTCGTCACCAATATGGACATGGGCCGCGATCTCGCCAAAACGCTCGGGGACCGCACGGTCACCTTGATGCGCGGCCATGGCAGCACCGTCGCGGGCAAGTCGCTGCGCGATGTGGTGTTCACTTCGATCTACATGGAAATCAACGCCGAAATGCTGATCAAGGCTTATCAGCTCGGCGATGGCGACATCGTGCCGATGAGCGACGAGGAAGTCGCCGCCAACACCCGCGGCCGCGCCGGTTTCACCTATGAACGCGGTTGGGAAAACTGGTGCCGCCTCATCGGCCGGCCCTATTACCCACAAAACTGGGAAATGGGCCCCGGCTTCTCCAAAACCGACAAGTAA
- a CDS encoding tripartite tricarboxylate transporter substrate binding protein, which produces MKVLSLSMACAALATMIVTAAAQQDPAPDFPKASIKLVVSAAAGGGNDMIARLVAERLQAKWGQSVIVENRTGAGNNIATEYVYKSPPDGYTLLVSPPASLTVNVALFKDLRFDPTKIEAVSITSYIPNVLLVGGNSRFKTAQDFLDFAKANPGKLSYASQGMGTTGHLTGALLEQLLGTKQLHVPYGGAAPALNDIIAGHIDFMIADIGTVLPLAQDGKLRMLATLTKDPSPVAPELPTIAAVGLPELLSDTWTAFTAPPGTPLPIRQKYAMALREIIFSPDIRTRIEQVGIVPWGLDPQQSAEVIRRETARWTDVVRKAGVRLD; this is translated from the coding sequence TTGAAAGTTCTCAGCCTGTCGATGGCTTGCGCCGCATTGGCGACGATGATTGTAACAGCTGCGGCACAGCAGGATCCCGCACCTGATTTTCCCAAAGCCAGTATCAAACTGGTCGTTTCCGCTGCGGCTGGTGGCGGCAACGACATGATCGCGCGTCTCGTTGCTGAACGCCTGCAAGCAAAATGGGGCCAGAGCGTCATCGTCGAAAATAGAACAGGCGCTGGCAACAATATCGCGACGGAATATGTCTATAAGTCGCCGCCTGATGGTTACACGCTTCTGGTCTCGCCCCCCGCCTCACTCACGGTGAACGTGGCCTTGTTCAAGGATTTGCGCTTCGACCCGACCAAGATCGAAGCCGTCTCCATCACCTCCTACATTCCCAACGTGCTTCTGGTTGGCGGCAACTCCCGCTTCAAGACAGCGCAAGATTTTCTCGACTTCGCCAAAGCTAATCCCGGCAAGTTGAGCTATGCCTCGCAAGGCATGGGCACCACCGGGCATCTCACCGGCGCTTTGCTGGAACAATTGCTCGGCACCAAGCAATTGCACGTGCCCTATGGCGGCGCCGCCCCGGCCTTAAACGACATCATCGCCGGCCATATCGATTTCATGATCGCCGATATCGGCACCGTTCTGCCACTGGCGCAGGACGGCAAGCTGCGCATGCTGGCGACCCTGACCAAAGACCCCTCACCGGTCGCACCGGAATTGCCGACCATAGCAGCGGTCGGCCTGCCGGAGCTTCTCTCCGACACCTGGACCGCTTTCACGGCGCCACCCGGCACGCCGCTGCCGATCCGTCAGAAATATGCGATGGCGCTCCGCGAGATCATCTTCTCGCCAGATATTCGCACCCGCATCGAACAGGTCGGCATCGTGCCCTGGGGGCTCGATCCCCAGCAATCGGCGGAAGTGATTCGGCGCGAGACCGCGCGCTGGACCGACGTGGTGCGCAAGGCGGGCGTGCGTCTCGATTGA
- the pth gene encoding aminoacyl-tRNA hydrolase, with protein sequence MLLLVGLGNPGSKYAGNRHNIGFMCVDAITRAHGFPIMRRRFQGLATEGTIGTQRVILLEPQTFMNESGRAVAEAARFHKISTSDVIVFHDELDLAAGKLRIKKGGGNAGHNGLRSITAHIGNDYRRVRLGIGHPGVKELVHGHVLSDFARAEQPWVDALCDAVADHVALVTAGNDAEFQNRVHRAMEDAGFGDSGPAK encoded by the coding sequence ATGCTTCTCCTCGTTGGCCTCGGCAATCCAGGCAGCAAATACGCCGGCAACCGGCACAATATCGGCTTCATGTGCGTCGACGCGATTACGCGCGCCCATGGCTTCCCGATCATGCGCAGGCGCTTCCAGGGCCTCGCCACCGAGGGCACGATCGGCACCCAGCGTGTCATCCTGCTCGAACCCCAGACCTTTATGAACGAAAGCGGCCGTGCGGTCGCGGAAGCCGCCCGCTTCCATAAAATTTCGACATCCGATGTCATCGTCTTCCATGACGAGCTCGACCTCGCCGCCGGCAAGCTGCGCATCAAGAAGGGTGGCGGCAATGCCGGCCACAATGGCCTGCGCTCGATCACCGCCCATATCGGCAATGACTATCGCCGCGTGCGCCTCGGCATCGGCCATCCCGGCGTGAAGGAACTCGTGCACGGCCACGTGCTCAGCGACTTCGCCCGCGCAGAACAGCCCTGGGTCGATGCTCTCTGCGATGCCGTGGCCGACCACGTCGCGCTGGTGACCGCGGGCAACGACGCCGAGTTCCAGAACCGCGTTCATCGCGCCATGGAAGACGCAGGCTTTGGCGACAGCGGACCAGCCAAATGA
- a CDS encoding NADPH-dependent FMN reductase: MSGFKVLAISGSLRKGSFNTMTLHAMQDVAPAGMEFSFAEIGDIPLYNDDVRLAGYPAQAQRFRSQVAAADGILIATPEYNYSVSSALKNALDWASRPPEQPFNNKPCALISASGGPTGGIRAQFHLRHILVALNAFPVNNPHVIVAGAPDKFDANGKFTDPVGKDLMRQLLDNLMKWAKVLKA; the protein is encoded by the coding sequence ATGAGCGGATTTAAGGTACTCGCAATCTCGGGGAGCTTGCGTAAGGGATCATTCAATACAATGACGCTGCATGCCATGCAGGACGTGGCTCCAGCGGGCATGGAATTCTCCTTTGCGGAGATCGGGGATATTCCCCTCTACAACGACGACGTTCGCTTGGCGGGCTATCCGGCCCAGGCCCAACGTTTTCGGTCTCAGGTTGCGGCCGCCGACGGCATTTTGATCGCGACGCCTGAGTATAATTATTCGGTTTCCTCGGCCTTGAAGAACGCGCTCGACTGGGCCTCGCGTCCGCCAGAGCAACCGTTCAACAACAAGCCTTGCGCCTTGATCAGCGCCTCAGGAGGGCCGACCGGCGGCATTCGTGCTCAGTTTCACCTGCGGCATATTCTGGTCGCGCTCAACGCCTTCCCGGTGAACAATCCGCATGTCATCGTCGCGGGTGCGCCGGATAAGTTCGATGCCAATGGCAAGTTCACGGATCCGGTGGGTAAGGACCTGATGCGGCAGTTGCTCGACAATCTGATGAAATGGGCGAAGGTGCTGAAGGCCTGA
- a CDS encoding tripartite tricarboxylate transporter substrate binding protein: MFTRRQFVAAGAGAATIPLASGAFAQSDYPAGPLRAICMFPPGTGADVLVRFYANKLSQLSQRTVIVENKPGAFGNIATEYVARAKPDGLTIYIAPGSSVLAAAPHLFKKLSFDPINDFEHVTTLSKLAFILCVPASKPWKTVADLTAYLKEQGDKASYGSVANTGLVSSEIYKAQFGLKAVEVKYKEATAMYNDLINEQLAFFHIDPVGIKGLIDQGKVRPLALGAAERMKALPDIPGAREAGIPNSNLIAWWSVHMPAKTPKPLLDKLEVWFNQIAIDPETVKFLSNIGTDPFPGNSTMLKELLLADTKAWGDYVKLAKIDLLG; encoded by the coding sequence ATGTTCACACGTCGTCAGTTTGTCGCGGCGGGGGCCGGAGCGGCCACCATACCGCTTGCGAGCGGCGCTTTCGCGCAGAGCGATTATCCGGCCGGGCCGCTGCGGGCGATCTGTATGTTTCCGCCCGGTACCGGCGCGGACGTGCTGGTGCGCTTTTATGCCAACAAGCTGTCGCAGCTCTCGCAACGTACCGTGATCGTCGAGAACAAGCCGGGCGCCTTCGGCAATATCGCCACCGAATATGTGGCGCGTGCCAAGCCTGATGGGTTGACCATCTATATTGCGCCGGGAAGTTCGGTGCTCGCGGCCGCGCCGCATTTGTTCAAGAAACTGTCGTTCGATCCGATCAACGATTTCGAACATGTGACGACACTCTCGAAACTGGCGTTCATTCTGTGCGTGCCGGCGAGCAAGCCTTGGAAGACCGTTGCCGACCTCACGGCCTACTTGAAAGAGCAGGGCGACAAGGCTTCCTATGGTTCCGTCGCCAATACGGGCCTTGTTTCGAGCGAAATCTATAAGGCGCAGTTCGGCCTCAAGGCCGTCGAGGTGAAATACAAAGAAGCCACTGCGATGTATAACGATCTCATCAACGAACAGCTGGCCTTCTTTCATATCGATCCCGTCGGCATCAAAGGCTTGATCGATCAAGGTAAGGTCCGACCGTTGGCGCTTGGCGCGGCCGAACGCATGAAAGCGCTGCCGGATATTCCTGGTGCGCGCGAAGCAGGCATTCCCAACAGCAATCTGATCGCCTGGTGGTCGGTGCATATGCCCGCGAAGACGCCGAAGCCGCTGCTCGACAAGCTCGAAGTCTGGTTCAATCAGATCGCCATTGATCCCGAGACGGTGAAATTCTTGTCCAACATTGGCACCGATCCCTTCCCGGGAAATTCCACCATGCTGAAGGAATTGCTCCTCGCCGACACCAAGGCCTGGGGCGACTATGTCAAACTGGCTAAGATCGATCTTCTTGGTTGA
- a CDS encoding Tim44 domain-containing protein — MSSIKIGRSGRLLAVATVLALAFAPMFAHARAGSGGSMGSRGSFTNSAPRATPTAPNAGQPMQRTQSPQTQPQQTFNRPATPAAGGGMFSSPLARGIMGGLIGAGIFGLLSGSGLFSGLGSLAGMFGFLLQIALIAGIAMLALNWWRRRQQPAMATGAPRTAGLQGGAQQPNDYARTGNEQPANTAASGFGSMVGGGANANTQPETRPLKVEGEDYPAFERLLADVQTAYAAEDTVTLRRIVTPELAGYFEDDLEAMKKRGQATKADNVKLLQGDLSEAWSEPDYEYATVAMRFSLIDAVVDRVTGKLLEGDLTKPNEVTEIWTFVRPTGGKPQDWKLSAIQQVA; from the coding sequence ATGTCATCGATCAAGATTGGCCGTTCCGGCCGTCTTCTGGCTGTCGCGACGGTTTTGGCCCTCGCGTTCGCGCCTATGTTTGCGCATGCTCGCGCGGGCTCGGGCGGCAGCATGGGCAGCCGGGGATCGTTTACGAATAGTGCGCCACGTGCGACGCCGACCGCGCCTAACGCGGGCCAGCCGATGCAGCGTACGCAATCGCCGCAGACGCAACCGCAGCAGACGTTCAACCGTCCGGCGACCCCGGCGGCGGGCGGCGGCATGTTCTCGTCGCCGTTGGCGCGCGGCATCATGGGCGGCCTGATCGGCGCGGGCATTTTTGGCCTGCTTTCCGGCAGCGGCTTGTTCAGCGGGCTCGGTTCGCTCGCCGGCATGTTCGGCTTCCTGCTGCAGATCGCGCTGATCGCTGGCATCGCCATGCTGGCGCTCAACTGGTGGCGTCGTCGCCAGCAGCCGGCGATGGCCACGGGCGCCCCGCGCACCGCTGGCCTGCAGGGTGGCGCGCAGCAGCCGAATGATTATGCGCGCACCGGCAACGAACAGCCGGCCAACACGGCGGCGTCTGGCTTCGGCTCGATGGTCGGCGGTGGCGCCAACGCCAACACGCAGCCGGAGACACGGCCGCTGAAGGTGGAAGGCGAAGACTATCCCGCGTTCGAGCGCCTGCTTGCTGATGTCCAGACCGCTTATGCGGCCGAAGACACGGTGACTTTGCGCCGAATCGTTACGCCGGAACTGGCTGGCTATTTCGAGGACGATCTCGAAGCCATGAAGAAGCGTGGCCAGGCGACGAAGGCGGACAACGTCAAGCTGCTGCAGGGCGACCTGTCGGAAGCCTGGAGCGAGCCTGACTATGAATATGCCACCGTGGCGATGCGCTTCTCGCTCATCGACGCCGTGGTCGACCGGGTTACGGGCAAGCTGCTTGAGGGCGACCTCACCAAGCCGAACGAAGTCACCGAGATCTGGACCTTCGTGCGCCCGACCGGCGGCAAGCCGCAAGACTGGAAGCTTTCGGCGATCCAGCAGGTGGCCTAG